The following proteins are co-located in the Bosea sp. AS-1 genome:
- a CDS encoding DUF3592 domain-containing protein yields MAEGRRRNRSRSQQGQPVQDGRLVFWRIGCIFGIVAVVLATTCFFSYRQNRKLQALADHAAGKVVELRRDGDSTYRPVVSFRTAQGQAVTFATSWATNPPAYRVGDSVNVLYDAAAPDQARIDGFLAFWAGTLILGFVASVFGLLCVTLMIVAKKG; encoded by the coding sequence ATGGCTGAAGGCCGCAGACGGAACCGATCTCGGAGCCAGCAGGGTCAACCGGTTCAGGACGGCAGGCTCGTCTTCTGGCGGATCGGATGCATCTTCGGCATCGTCGCGGTCGTCCTCGCGACCACCTGCTTCTTCAGCTATCGGCAGAACCGGAAGCTGCAGGCGCTCGCGGATCATGCCGCGGGCAAGGTCGTCGAGCTGCGGCGGGACGGCGATTCCACCTATCGTCCGGTGGTGAGCTTCCGTACCGCGCAGGGTCAGGCGGTCACATTCGCCACGTCCTGGGCCACGAATCCGCCCGCCTACCGCGTGGGCGACTCGGTGAACGTGCTCTATGACGCTGCGGCGCCTGATCAGGCCCGGATCGACGGTTTCCTCGCGTTCTGGGCGGGAACTCTGATCCTGGGCTTCGTCGCCAGCGTCTTCGGACTGTTGTGTGTGACCCTGATGATCGTCGCGAAGAAAGGGTGA
- the nusA gene encoding transcription termination factor NusA → MVVAANRLEWLQIADAVAREKSIDRQIVLDAMEDAIARAARSRYGAETDVHAEINTKTGELRLARHLQVVETVENPAIEITVDEAKRHNPAAQVGDVIADPLPPFDFGRIAAQSAKQVIVQKVREAERDRQYDEYKDRIGEIVNGAVKRVEYGNVFVDLGRGEAIIRRDEMIPRETFKVGDRARAYVYDVRREPRGPQIFLSRTHPQFMAKLFGQEVPEIYDGIVEVKAVARDPGSRAKIAVISRDSSIDPVGACVGMRGSRVQAVVGELQGEKIDIIPWSPDVATFVVNALQPAEVAKVVLDEEADKIEVVVPDEQLSLAIGRRGQNVRLASQLTGWDIDILTEQEESERRQKEFLQRTELFMNALNVDETVGQLLASEGFRNVEEVAYVDLAELASIEGFDEDTAAEIQNRAQEHLAAIEAELDEKRRALGVEDALREVEGVTTSMMVALGENDVKTVEDLAGCATDDLVGWTERKDGEAVRHAGYLDGFDLSRQDAEALIMSARIHAGWIEAPAEEPEAEAGEAAEA, encoded by the coding sequence ATGGTCGTCGCCGCTAACAGGCTCGAATGGCTGCAGATCGCGGATGCCGTCGCCCGCGAGAAATCGATCGACCGGCAGATCGTGCTCGACGCGATGGAAGACGCCATCGCCCGCGCCGCCCGCTCGCGCTACGGCGCCGAGACCGATGTCCATGCCGAGATCAACACCAAGACCGGTGAGCTGCGCCTGGCGCGCCATCTCCAGGTCGTCGAGACGGTCGAGAACCCGGCGATCGAGATCACCGTCGACGAGGCCAAGCGCCATAATCCGGCTGCGCAGGTCGGGGATGTCATCGCCGATCCGCTGCCGCCCTTCGATTTCGGTCGCATCGCCGCCCAGTCGGCCAAGCAGGTCATCGTCCAGAAGGTGCGCGAGGCCGAGCGCGACCGTCAGTACGACGAGTACAAGGATCGCATCGGCGAGATCGTCAACGGCGCGGTCAAGCGCGTCGAATACGGCAATGTCTTCGTCGATCTCGGTCGTGGCGAGGCGATCATCCGTCGCGACGAGATGATCCCGCGCGAGACCTTCAAGGTCGGCGACCGGGCTCGCGCCTATGTCTACGACGTGCGCCGCGAGCCGCGTGGCCCGCAGATCTTCCTGTCGCGCACTCATCCGCAGTTCATGGCCAAGCTCTTCGGCCAGGAAGTGCCCGAGATTTACGACGGCATCGTCGAGGTGAAGGCCGTCGCCCGCGACCCCGGCTCGCGCGCCAAGATCGCCGTGATCTCGCGCGATTCCTCGATCGACCCGGTCGGTGCCTGCGTCGGCATGCGCGGCTCGCGCGTGCAGGCCGTGGTCGGCGAGCTTCAGGGCGAGAAGATCGACATCATCCCGTGGTCGCCGGACGTCGCGACCTTCGTCGTCAACGCCCTGCAGCCGGCGGAAGTCGCCAAGGTCGTGCTCGACGAGGAGGCCGACAAGATCGAGGTCGTGGTGCCTGACGAGCAGCTCTCGCTCGCGATCGGCCGTCGCGGCCAGAACGTGCGCCTCGCTTCGCAGCTCACCGGCTGGGACATCGACATCCTCACCGAGCAGGAGGAATCCGAGCGTCGCCAGAAGGAGTTCCTGCAGCGTACCGAGCTGTTCATGAACGCGCTGAACGTCGACGAGACGGTCGGCCAGCTCCTGGCCTCGGAAGGCTTCCGCAATGTCGAGGAGGTCGCCTATGTCGACCTCGCCGAGCTGGCCTCGATCGAGGGCTTCGACGAAGACACGGCAGCGGAGATCCAGAATCGGGCGCAGGAGCACCTCGCCGCCATCGAGGCCGAGCTTGACGAGAAGCGTCGTGCGCTCGGCGTCGAGGACGCCTTGCGCGAGGTCGAGGGCGTCACCACTTCCATGATGGTCGCGCTCGGCGAGAACGACGTGAAGACCGTCGAGGATCTCGCGGGTTGCGCCACCGACGATCTGGTCGGCTGGACCGAGCGCAAGGATGGCGAAGCCGTCCGGCACGCCGGTTATCTCGACGGTTTCGATCTGTCGCGTCAGGATGCCGAGGCCCTGATCATGTCGGCTCGCATCCATGCGGGTTGGATCGAAGCGCCTGCCGAGGAGCCTGAAGCCGAGGCCGGCGAGGCGGCTGAAGCCTGA
- the infB gene encoding translation initiation factor IF-2: MTDTKTPGDKTLTVNPPKTLSLKRPVEQSTVRQSFSHGRSKQVVVEVKRRVPGHEVKEPVAPRAPQAPAQQPAPRPAAPAQPAAPQRPAGSMLLRTLSDEEKDARQRALAEARSSEAEARRAAEEDARQRAQAAERERQEREAAAARQRQEEERRRQEDDQKRRAESALRQREEQAARPAAPPPPAQPRESAPPPAQQAPAPQPTQYYGRPAPSGPREFTSRAPGGRDVGSRPPRLDSRPPRSDSPRPPRIDSSAPAEPAVARPTRQAPPSSGAPRNRSDGDVDVRAAFRRAGVGAGAGRGPAPAAPKTPKSTNDRPRGRLTLATATGGDDERTRSVASFRRRVQRMTGHRASDVQKERVMREVIIPETITIQELANRMTERGVDVIRLLMKQGAMHKITDVIDADTAQLIAEEMGHTVKRVAESDVEEGLFDTPDTDETLEPRPSVVTIMGHVDHGKTSLLDAIRKTKVVTGEAGGITQHIGAYQVTTPLGSKVTFIDTPGHAAFTAMRARGAKVTDIVVLVVAADDGVMPQTAEAINHAKAAGVPLIVAINKVDKADANPDRVRAELLQYEIQVETLGGETLEVEVSAKTGHNLDKLLEAISLQAELLDLKANPHRAAEGTVIEAKLDRGRGPVATVLVQRGTLRTGDIVVAGAEWGRVRALIADTGAQVKEAPPSMPVEVLGFNGTPEAGDRVAVVESEARAREITDYRERQRRDRLAARGAASGAGRSLAEMMRELKEGAGRKEFPLVVKGDVQGSVEAIVGALEKVGNDEVRARVLSSGVGAITESDITLAQASGAVVVGFNVRAHKEAREAAERAGVEIRYYNIIYNLMDDVKDAMSGLLAPTLRETMLGNADILEIFNVSKVGKVAGCRVSDGTIERGAHVRLIRDNVVVHEGKLSQLKRFKDDVKEVVAGQDCGMAFESYQDMRVGDVIECYRVEEIKRSL, encoded by the coding sequence ATGACCGATACCAAGACCCCGGGCGACAAGACTCTCACCGTCAACCCGCCCAAGACCCTGTCGCTGAAGCGGCCTGTCGAGCAGAGCACTGTTCGCCAGAGCTTCTCGCATGGGCGCTCGAAGCAGGTGGTCGTGGAGGTCAAGCGCCGCGTCCCTGGGCATGAGGTCAAGGAGCCCGTCGCGCCGCGTGCGCCGCAGGCACCCGCCCAGCAGCCCGCTCCCCGGCCCGCCGCCCCGGCTCAGCCCGCTGCTCCGCAGCGCCCGGCCGGCAGCATGCTGCTGCGCACCCTCTCCGACGAGGAGAAGGATGCCCGCCAGCGCGCGCTCGCCGAAGCCCGCAGCTCCGAAGCCGAGGCGCGCCGCGCCGCGGAGGAGGACGCCCGCCAGCGTGCCCAGGCCGCCGAGCGCGAGCGCCAGGAGCGTGAGGCCGCCGCGGCTCGCCAGCGCCAGGAGGAGGAGCGTCGCCGCCAGGAGGACGACCAGAAGCGTCGCGCCGAGAGCGCTTTGCGTCAGCGCGAAGAGCAGGCTGCCCGCCCGGCTGCGCCCCCGCCGCCGGCACAACCGCGCGAATCCGCCCCGCCGCCCGCCCAGCAGGCTCCGGCGCCGCAGCCGACGCAGTATTATGGCCGCCCGGCTCCCTCGGGTCCGCGTGAGTTCACTTCGCGCGCTCCGGGAGGTCGCGATGTCGGCTCGCGCCCGCCGCGGCTTGATTCGCGTCCGCCGCGCTCCGATTCGCCGCGTCCGCCGCGCATCGATTCCTCGGCTCCGGCCGAACCGGCCGTCGCCCGTCCGACCCGCCAGGCGCCGCCGTCCTCCGGCGCGCCGCGCAACCGTTCGGATGGTGATGTCGATGTCCGGGCGGCCTTCCGCCGCGCCGGTGTCGGTGCTGGCGCCGGTCGCGGACCGGCTCCGGCCGCGCCGAAGACGCCCAAGAGCACCAATGACCGGCCGCGCGGCCGCCTGACGCTCGCGACCGCCACCGGTGGTGACGACGAGCGCACGCGCTCGGTCGCCTCGTTCCGCCGGCGCGTGCAGCGCATGACCGGCCACCGGGCTTCCGACGTGCAGAAAGAGCGCGTGATGCGCGAGGTGATCATCCCCGAGACGATCACCATCCAAGAACTCGCGAACCGCATGACAGAGCGCGGCGTCGACGTCATCCGCCTGCTGATGAAGCAGGGCGCGATGCACAAGATCACCGACGTGATCGATGCCGACACCGCCCAGCTCATCGCCGAGGAAATGGGCCATACCGTCAAGCGTGTCGCCGAATCCGACGTCGAGGAAGGCCTGTTCGACACGCCGGACACCGACGAGACCCTGGAGCCGCGCCCGTCGGTCGTGACCATCATGGGCCATGTCGACCACGGCAAGACCTCGCTGCTCGACGCGATCCGCAAGACCAAGGTCGTTACCGGCGAGGCCGGCGGCATCACCCAGCATATCGGCGCCTATCAGGTGACGACGCCGCTGGGCTCGAAAGTGACCTTCATCGACACGCCCGGCCACGCCGCCTTCACGGCGATGCGCGCCCGCGGCGCCAAGGTGACGGATATCGTCGTGCTGGTGGTGGCGGCCGATGACGGCGTCATGCCGCAGACGGCCGAGGCTATCAATCACGCCAAGGCGGCCGGTGTTCCGCTGATCGTCGCGATCAACAAGGTCGACAAGGCCGACGCCAATCCCGACCGCGTCCGCGCCGAGCTGCTCCAGTACGAGATCCAGGTCGAAACCCTGGGCGGTGAGACGCTCGAGGTCGAGGTCTCCGCCAAGACCGGCCACAACCTCGACAAGCTGCTCGAGGCGATCTCGCTGCAGGCCGAGCTGCTCGACCTCAAGGCCAACCCGCATCGCGCGGCCGAAGGCACGGTCATCGAGGCCAAGCTCGATCGGGGTCGCGGCCCGGTCGCGACCGTTCTCGTCCAGCGCGGCACGCTGCGCACCGGCGACATCGTCGTGGCGGGCGCCGAATGGGGCCGTGTCCGTGCGCTCATCGCCGATACCGGCGCGCAGGTGAAGGAGGCTCCGCCCTCCATGCCGGTCGAGGTTCTCGGCTTCAACGGCACGCCCGAGGCCGGCGACCGCGTCGCTGTGGTCGAGTCGGAGGCCCGCGCCCGCGAGATCACCGATTACCGTGAGCGTCAGCGCCGCGATCGCCTCGCCGCTCGCGGTGCGGCTTCGGGCGCCGGCCGTTCGCTCGCCGAGATGATGCGCGAGCTCAAGGAAGGCGCCGGCCGCAAGGAGTTCCCGCTCGTCGTCAAGGGCGACGTGCAGGGCTCGGTCGAAGCCATCGTCGGTGCGCTCGAGAAGGTCGGCAATGACGAGGTGCGCGCCCGCGTGCTCTCCTCGGGCGTTGGCGCCATCACCGAGTCGGACATCACCCTCGCCCAGGCTTCGGGCGCGGTCGTGGTCGGCTTCAACGTCCGTGCGCACAAGGAAGCGCGCGAGGCGGCGGAGCGGGCCGGCGTCGAGATCCGCTACTACAACATCATCTACAACCTCATGGATGATGTGAAGGACGCGATGTCGGGCCTGCTGGCGCCGACCCTGCGCGAGACCATGCTCGGCAATGCCGACATCCTCGAGATCTTCAACGTTTCGAAGGTCGGCAAGGTCGCCGGCTGCCGCGTCTCCGACGGCACCATCGAACGTGGCGCCCATGTCCGGCTCATCCGCGACAACGTCGTGGTCCACGAAGGCAAGCTCTCGCAGCTCAAGCGCTTCAAGGACGACGTCAAGGAAGTCGTGGCCGGCCAGGATTGCGGCATGGCCTTCGAGAGCTATCAGGACATGCGCGTCGGCGACGTGATCGAGTGCTATCGCGTCGAGGAGATCAAGCGCAGCCTCTGA
- a CDS encoding tRNA (guanine(46)-N(7))-methyltransferase TrmB, translated as MTNDVDQDERAFFGRRKGKALRDGQSHLIEHTLPRLRLPEGEIADLEALFPQPVEAVRLEIGFGGGEHLLMRMRESPQIGFIGVEPFINGMAKFLAVAEREGLTNIRVWDGDAALLLPRLAAGSLDAIDLLYPDPWPKRRQRKRRFVSERTLGLFARALRPGGRFRFASDIDDYVGWTLSRLLASPDFDWTDERPSDWRTPYPGWIRTRYEAKAVREGRISSYLTALRRAS; from the coding sequence ATGACGAACGACGTCGATCAAGACGAACGGGCCTTCTTCGGCCGGCGCAAGGGCAAGGCCCTGCGCGACGGACAGAGCCATCTGATCGAGCACACGCTGCCGCGCCTGCGCCTGCCGGAAGGTGAGATCGCCGATCTCGAAGCGTTGTTCCCGCAGCCTGTTGAGGCGGTCCGGTTGGAGATCGGCTTCGGCGGCGGCGAACATCTCTTGATGCGAATGCGCGAGAGCCCGCAGATCGGCTTCATCGGCGTCGAGCCCTTCATCAACGGCATGGCCAAGTTCCTGGCCGTAGCCGAGCGCGAGGGGCTGACCAATATCCGCGTCTGGGATGGCGATGCGGCGCTGCTGTTGCCGCGCCTCGCCGCGGGCAGCCTCGATGCCATCGACCTGCTTTACCCTGATCCCTGGCCGAAGCGCCGGCAGCGCAAGCGCCGCTTCGTCTCGGAGCGGACGCTCGGTCTCTTTGCCCGCGCGCTCAGGCCCGGCGGGCGCTTCCGCTTCGCCAGCGATATCGACGATTATGTCGGCTGGACTCTGTCGCGGCTGCTGGCTTCGCCGGACTTCGATTGGACCGACGAGCGGCCGAGCGATTGGCGTACGCCCTATCCGGGCTGGATCCGGACCCGCTACGAGGCGAAGGCGGTCCGGGAAGGCCGGATCTCCAGCTATCTCACGGCCTTGCGTCGCGCATCCTGA
- the rimP gene encoding ribosome maturation factor RimP yields the protein MNEPTSEATEARIVVESGVAARVAAIVEPAIADLGYRLVRVRVTGQNGCTVQIMAEQPDGSMTVEGCEEISQAVSPVLDVDDPIQAAYHLEVSSPGIDRPLVRASDFERWAGHLAKIETSEPVAGRKRFRGILRGVAGKDALLARDDAKSDEERDVAIPMALITEARLVLTDALVTESLRRGKSGLPPEMPAADEIASPKKGRGKSLGPRPGKKSGPAPRETDTEEE from the coding sequence ATGAACGAACCGACAAGCGAAGCGACCGAAGCGCGTATCGTCGTGGAAAGCGGCGTTGCCGCACGCGTGGCGGCGATCGTCGAGCCGGCGATCGCTGATCTCGGCTACCGGTTGGTGCGCGTGCGCGTCACCGGCCAGAACGGCTGCACCGTGCAGATCATGGCCGAACAGCCGGACGGTTCGATGACCGTCGAGGGCTGCGAGGAGATCAGCCAGGCGGTTTCGCCGGTGCTCGATGTCGACGATCCGATCCAGGCAGCCTATCATCTGGAAGTATCGTCTCCGGGGATCGATCGCCCGCTGGTGCGCGCGAGTGATTTTGAGCGCTGGGCCGGGCATCTCGCCAAGATCGAGACGAGCGAGCCTGTCGCCGGTCGCAAGCGTTTCCGCGGCATCCTGCGTGGCGTCGCCGGGAAGGATGCGCTGCTGGCGCGCGACGACGCGAAGAGCGACGAAGAGCGCGATGTCGCGATTCCGATGGCGCTGATCACAGAGGCGCGCCTTGTGTTGACCGATGCGCTGGTCACCGAGTCGCTGCGCCGCGGCAAATCGGGCCTGCCGCCCGAGATGCCGGCGGCCGACGAGATCGCGAGCCCGAAGAAGGGCCGTGGAAAATCGCTGGGGCCGCGCCCGGGCAAGAAGAGCGGACCGGCTCCGCGCGAAACAGACACGGAAGAGGAGTGA
- the hemA gene encoding 5-aminolevulinate synthase: MDFETFFRKELDGLRSEGRYRVFADLERQVGRFPTATFHGENGPRDVTVWCSNDYLGMGQHPKVLAAMHQALDGSGAGAGGTRNIGGTNHYHVLLERELADLHGKEAALIFNSGYMANWASLSTLATRIPGCVILTDGLNHASMIEGIRHSRVEKHIFAHNDPADLRRKLAALDPERPKLIAFESVYSMDGDIAPIKEFCDIADEFGAMTYCDEVHAVGLYGPRGGGVSEREGLTDRLTLIQGTLAKSYGVIGGYIAGSAALCDFVRSFASGFIFSSSLPPAVAAGAIAAIRHLKESSAERERQQDRVQALRRKLDAAGIPHLPNPSHIVPVMVGEAKACKAISDELLARFDIYVQPINYPTVPRGTERLRITPSPFHSDADIDRLVAALGKIWARDGLQRAA; the protein is encoded by the coding sequence ATGGATTTCGAGACTTTCTTCCGCAAGGAACTGGACGGGCTGCGCAGCGAAGGCCGCTACCGCGTCTTCGCCGATCTGGAGCGTCAGGTCGGCCGTTTCCCGACAGCAACCTTTCACGGCGAGAACGGGCCGCGTGACGTCACCGTCTGGTGCTCGAACGACTATCTCGGCATGGGCCAGCATCCGAAGGTGCTCGCGGCGATGCATCAGGCGCTCGACGGCAGCGGTGCGGGCGCCGGCGGCACGCGCAATATCGGCGGCACCAACCACTACCATGTCCTGCTGGAGCGCGAGCTCGCCGACCTGCATGGCAAGGAAGCCGCGCTGATCTTCAATTCGGGCTATATGGCGAACTGGGCTTCGCTTTCGACCCTCGCCACGCGCATTCCCGGCTGCGTTATCCTGACCGACGGCCTCAACCACGCTTCGATGATCGAGGGCATCCGGCATTCGCGCGTCGAGAAGCATATCTTCGCCCATAACGACCCGGCCGATCTGCGCCGAAAGCTCGCTGCGCTCGATCCGGAGCGCCCCAAGCTGATCGCCTTCGAGTCGGTTTATTCGATGGACGGCGACATCGCCCCCATCAAGGAGTTCTGCGACATCGCCGACGAGTTCGGCGCCATGACCTATTGCGACGAGGTCCATGCCGTCGGGCTCTACGGACCGCGCGGCGGCGGCGTCTCGGAGCGCGAGGGGCTGACCGATCGGCTGACCCTGATCCAGGGCACGCTGGCGAAGTCCTACGGCGTGATCGGCGGCTACATCGCCGGCTCGGCCGCGCTCTGCGACTTCGTCCGCAGCTTCGCCTCGGGCTTCATCTTCTCGAGTTCGCTGCCGCCGGCCGTGGCGGCCGGCGCCATCGCGGCGATCCGCCATCTCAAGGAAAGCTCCGCCGAACGCGAGCGTCAGCAGGACCGCGTCCAGGCGCTGCGCCGCAAGCTCGACGCAGCCGGGATCCCGCATCTGCCCAATCCCAGCCATATCGTGCCGGTGATGGTCGGCGAGGCGAAGGCCTGCAAGGCGATCAGCGATGAGTTGCTGGCGCGCTTCGACATCTATGTCCAGCCGATCAACTATCCGACCGTGCCGCGTGGCACGGAGCGGCTCAGGATCACGCCATCGCCCTTCCATTCCGATGCCGATATCGACCGGCTGGTGGCGGCGCTGGGCAAGATCTGGGCACGGGACGGGCTGCAGCGGGCAGCCTGA
- a CDS encoding DUF2336 domain-containing protein, producing the protein MRAVATLLRDLESTMLRGSGTERAGILAQLTDLFLATAVDMGEEQVGIFDVVIGRLSRAIELRARVELAERLAPVPNAPNGVVHQLALDEIAVARPVLIHSPRLSDQDLVAISAAKGRDHMLAITERPNLGEPVTDFLILRGGRVVTHAVAANQTARFSRHGMGVLVMRAVQDDALQATLGLRRDIPAELSEQLMRAAKSAARRRLTESLAPALTGEIDDAVERGAEALTAAGQMPGELGPISAALAEIRELNEAGKLNEAKVRALAEESRTEHAICALAVLAQLSLPAAEQIVLGADREAVLLVGRGLGWSWETTAALIALRKDYGKSEAAIERARDSFRNLAQNTAQRVLGFLRMRDARP; encoded by the coding sequence ATGAGAGCGGTCGCGACACTGCTGCGGGACCTGGAATCGACAATGCTGCGCGGCTCCGGCACCGAGCGCGCCGGCATTCTCGCCCAGCTCACCGATCTGTTCCTCGCCACGGCCGTCGACATGGGCGAAGAGCAGGTCGGTATCTTCGACGTCGTGATCGGGCGGCTGTCGCGGGCGATCGAGCTGCGCGCCCGTGTCGAGCTGGCGGAGCGGCTGGCGCCGGTCCCGAACGCGCCGAACGGCGTCGTCCACCAGCTCGCCCTCGACGAGATCGCCGTCGCGCGCCCGGTCCTCATCCATTCGCCCCGGCTGAGCGACCAGGACCTCGTGGCGATCTCGGCCGCCAAGGGCCGCGACCATATGCTCGCCATCACCGAGCGGCCGAATCTCGGCGAGCCGGTCACCGATTTCCTGATCCTGCGCGGCGGCCGCGTCGTGACGCATGCCGTCGCGGCCAACCAGACGGCGCGCTTCTCGCGGCACGGCATGGGCGTGCTGGTGATGCGGGCCGTACAGGACGACGCGCTGCAGGCGACGCTCGGCCTGCGCCGCGACATCCCCGCCGAACTCTCCGAGCAATTGATGCGGGCTGCCAAGAGCGCCGCCCGCAGACGCCTCACCGAAAGCCTCGCGCCAGCCTTGACCGGAGAGATCGACGACGCCGTCGAACGCGGCGCCGAAGCCCTCACCGCAGCAGGCCAGATGCCGGGCGAGCTCGGTCCGATCAGCGCAGCGCTCGCGGAAATCCGCGAGCTCAACGAAGCCGGGAAGCTCAACGAGGCAAAGGTGCGAGCCCTGGCCGAAGAGAGCCGGACCGAACACGCGATCTGCGCGCTCGCCGTACTGGCGCAGCTCAGCCTGCCGGCGGCCGAGCAGATCGTCCTCGGCGCCGATCGCGAGGCCGTGCTGCTCGTCGGGCGCGGGCTCGGCTGGTCCTGGGAGACCACGGCGGCGCTGATCGCGCTGCGCAAGGACTACGGCAAGTCGGAAGCCGCCATCGAGCGAGCCCGCGACAGCTTCCGCAACCTCGCCCAGAACACGGCCCAGCGCGTGCTCGGCTTCCTCAGGATGCGCGACGCAAGGCCGTGA
- the rbfA gene encoding 30S ribosome-binding factor RbfA, producing the protein MAKPAKPSGPSQRQLRVGELIRHALAEMLARGDIHDDVLASHVVTVPEVRLSPDLKLATAYIMPLGGQDVAPVLKALEANKRYLRGEIAHRVNLKYAPDIRFRADESFAEAERIDALLDSEKVRRDTLRQPLKIDQDDDRDDDH; encoded by the coding sequence ATGGCCAAACCAGCAAAACCCTCCGGTCCGTCCCAGCGGCAATTGCGCGTCGGCGAACTGATCCGCCACGCGCTCGCCGAGATGCTCGCGCGTGGCGACATCCATGACGACGTCCTCGCAAGCCATGTCGTCACCGTTCCCGAGGTGCGCCTCTCGCCCGATCTCAAGCTCGCCACGGCCTACATCATGCCGCTCGGCGGGCAGGACGTTGCGCCGGTGCTCAAGGCACTCGAGGCCAACAAGCGCTATCTGCGCGGCGAGATTGCCCATCGCGTGAATCTCAAATACGCGCCGGATATCCGCTTCCGCGCCGATGAAAGCTTCGCCGAGGCCGAGCGCATCGACGCGCTGCTGGATTCCGAGAAGGTTCGCCGCGACACGCTGCGCCAGCCCCTGAAGATCGATCAAGACGACGACCGTGACGATGACCACTGA
- the truB gene encoding tRNA pseudouridine(55) synthase TruB, giving the protein MTTESNPQAAETREEAPVPRPKKRDVHGWVVLDKPVGMTSTHAVAVVKRAFSARKAGHAGTLDPLASGLLPIALGEATKTVPFVMDGRKAYQFTVAWGTQTNTDDTEGSVIATSDKRPDEAAIAALLPRFTGTILQTPPKFSAIKIAGERAYDLARDGEEVELEARPVEIDALSIVSHDGATTTFEAECGKGTYVRAIARDLGLALGCLGHVAHLRRTRVGPFTVAEAAGVETLRESPESALAALRPVKAALTLIPEIVIHRDAANRLKRGQSALLRGAGAPVELAAAYATCAGTLIATGSVENGEFVPHRVFNL; this is encoded by the coding sequence ATGACCACTGAGAGCAACCCGCAAGCCGCCGAGACCCGCGAGGAAGCCCCGGTACCGCGCCCGAAGAAGCGCGACGTCCATGGCTGGGTAGTGCTCGACAAGCCGGTTGGCATGACCTCGACCCATGCGGTTGCCGTGGTGAAGCGTGCCTTCTCGGCTCGCAAGGCCGGTCATGCCGGCACGCTCGACCCGCTGGCCTCCGGCCTGCTGCCGATCGCGCTCGGCGAAGCGACCAAGACGGTTCCCTTCGTCATGGACGGCCGCAAGGCCTATCAGTTCACCGTCGCCTGGGGCACGCAGACCAATACCGACGACACTGAGGGCAGCGTCATCGCGACCTCCGACAAGCGTCCGGACGAAGCTGCCATCGCAGCACTCCTGCCCCGCTTCACCGGCACGATCCTGCAGACGCCGCCGAAATTCTCCGCGATCAAGATCGCGGGCGAGCGCGCCTATGACCTCGCCCGCGACGGTGAGGAGGTCGAGCTGGAGGCGAGGCCCGTCGAGATCGATGCGCTTTCCATCGTCAGCCATGACGGTGCTACCACGACTTTCGAGGCCGAATGCGGCAAGGGCACCTATGTCCGCGCCATCGCCCGCGACCTCGGCCTTGCGCTCGGCTGCCTCGGCCATGTCGCGCATCTGCGTCGCACCCGCGTCGGCCCTTTCACGGTCGCCGAGGCCGCCGGTGTCGAAACCTTGCGGGAAAGCCCGGAGAGCGCGCTGGCGGCATTGCGGCCGGTCAAGGCGGCGCTGACCCTCATTCCCGAGATCGTCATCCATCGGGACGCAGCCAACCGCCTCAAACGCGGCCAGAGTGCGCTGCTGCGCGGTGCCGGAGCCCCTGTCGAGCTGGCGGCCGCCTATGCGACCTGTGCCGGCACGCTGATCGCGACCGGCTCGGTCGAGAACGGCGAGTTCGTTCCGCATCGCGTCTTCAATCTCTGA
- a CDS encoding RNA-binding protein: protein MKAAARKDGPERSCVVTRAVKAPDDLIRFVAGPDGRLVPDLRCKLPGRGVWASLSRKAVVEAIRRKAFERSLKTKVAVQPDLPEMIDALMLRDAQQALSMANKAGLVTAGFAKVEALIETGRCRAVIAASDGAEDGKRKIGQAIRRAEAARESEGLKARDMPVVAIFTAADLELALGRAHVIHAALAPGPAAEGVLSRWRRLVRYRTDDTAASDQNEPEVTTEPAGPNAE from the coding sequence ATGAAGGCCGCGGCGCGGAAGGATGGACCGGAACGCAGTTGCGTCGTCACCCGCGCGGTGAAGGCGCCCGACGATCTGATCCGTTTCGTCGCCGGGCCTGACGGAAGGCTGGTGCCCGATCTCCGGTGCAAATTGCCGGGACGGGGCGTCTGGGCGAGTCTCAGCCGCAAGGCAGTGGTCGAGGCGATCCGACGCAAGGCGTTCGAGCGTTCGCTTAAGACGAAGGTCGCGGTTCAGCCGGACCTTCCGGAGATGATCGACGCGCTGATGCTGCGCGATGCGCAGCAGGCGCTGTCGATGGCGAACAAGGCGGGGCTGGTCACTGCCGGCTTCGCCAAGGTCGAGGCGCTGATCGAAACCGGGCGCTGCCGCGCCGTGATCGCGGCGAGTGACGGGGCCGAGGATGGCAAGCGCAAGATCGGCCAGGCTATCCGGCGGGCCGAGGCGGCGCGCGAGAGCGAGGGTCTCAAGGCCCGTGATATGCCCGTTGTCGCGATTTTCACGGCGGCGGATTTGGAATTGGCGTTGGGGCGGGCACATGTGATACATGCCGCGCTTGCTCCGGGACCGGCGGCCGAGGGTGTACTCTCCCGCTGGCGTCGGCTCGTCCGTTACCGGACGGACGATACCGCCGCATCCGACCAGAACGAACCCGAAGTTACGACCGAACCGGCAGGACCGAACGCGGAATGA